From Acidobacteriota bacterium, one genomic window encodes:
- a CDS encoding response regulator yields TNTKVGEESVDGLELTRRIRGCERPIPVILATAHAMRGDREKFLSESGASGYVAKPIIDHMGFVTAVRSQLGS; encoded by the coding sequence ACGAACACCAAGGTGGGCGAGGAGTCCGTCGACGGTCTCGAGCTGACCCGGCGCATCCGGGGCTGTGAGAGGCCCATTCCCGTCATCCTCGCCACCGCCCATGCCATGCGCGGCGACCGGGAGAAGTTCCTCTCCGAGAGCGGCGCGAGCGGCTACGTGGCGAAGCCGATCATCGACCACATGGGGTTCGTCACCGCCGTGAGGTCTCAGCTCGGGAGCTGA
- a CDS encoding response regulator: MSAPSARILVVDDDPLQRQLIAAMLTGTGYDVDTAGDGREALERVRLGPTSS; the protein is encoded by the coding sequence ATGTCCGCACCCTCCGCCCGGATCCTCGTTGTCGACGACGACCCCCTGCAGCGACAGCTGATCGCCGCGATGCTCACCGGGACCGGCTACGACGTCGACACCGCCGGCGACGGTCGCGAGGCGCTGGAGCGCGTCCGGCTAGGCCCGACGTCGTCGTGA